One window of Desulfarculus baarsii DSM 2075 genomic DNA carries:
- the mgtE gene encoding magnesium transporter, translating into MTYEKKQMISDLKPLLEQSSLEAVGALVADLHPADIADIIESLTENEKRLLFQALDARTASEVVVELSDFSRDQVLEGIHTQRLADIVDDMPSDEATDFIAELPAGQAAEVLRRIDLEDTEDVRTLLQYDEDSAGGIMQLELLSARVDQTVQDAIDAIRQAKDEAEDIYNVFVVDAQNRLMGTLPIFKLLLEKPDVVIESIFEPCPLIIKANEDQETVAHKFRHYDLVSAPVVDDDGHLLGRITIDDVMEVLEEETREDLLRMAGASSEEDMFYSNQIFRISRLRLPWLLTNMFGGLVTGYILWLFKLTVPEAVTLMSFVPVIMSMGGNVGIQSSTIMVRGFAVGAVNPSNILKMLFKEIRVAAVIGCTCGLAVGLLAQLWHGSYKLGVVVGFSMLGAIMSAALTGTIFPALFKRIGVDPAISSGPFVTTANDIIGVLIYFGIAAIFYRLLLW; encoded by the coding sequence TTGACCTACGAAAAAAAGCAAATGATCTCCGACCTCAAACCACTGTTGGAGCAATCGTCGCTGGAAGCGGTCGGCGCGCTGGTGGCCGATCTGCACCCCGCCGATATCGCCGACATCATCGAATCGCTGACCGAAAACGAAAAGCGCCTGCTCTTCCAGGCCCTGGACGCCCGCACCGCCTCCGAGGTCGTGGTCGAGCTTTCCGATTTCTCCCGCGACCAAGTCCTCGAGGGCATTCATACCCAACGCCTGGCCGACATCGTCGACGACATGCCCTCCGACGAGGCCACCGACTTCATCGCCGAACTGCCCGCCGGCCAGGCCGCCGAGGTCTTGCGGCGCATCGACCTCGAAGACACCGAGGACGTGCGCACGCTGCTGCAATACGACGAGGACAGCGCCGGCGGCATCATGCAGTTGGAGCTGCTCTCGGCGCGGGTCGATCAGACCGTCCAGGACGCCATCGACGCCATCCGCCAGGCCAAGGACGAAGCCGAGGACATCTACAACGTTTTCGTGGTCGACGCCCAAAACCGCCTGATGGGCACCCTGCCCATCTTCAAACTGCTGCTGGAAAAACCCGACGTGGTCATCGAGTCCATCTTCGAACCGTGCCCGTTGATCATCAAGGCCAACGAAGACCAGGAGACGGTGGCGCACAAGTTCCGTCATTACGACCTGGTCAGCGCGCCGGTGGTCGACGACGATGGCCATCTGCTGGGGCGCATCACCATCGACGACGTGATGGAGGTTCTGGAGGAGGAGACCCGCGAGGACTTGCTGCGCATGGCCGGCGCGTCCTCCGAGGAGGACATGTTCTACTCCAACCAGATTTTCCGCATCAGCCGGCTGCGCCTGCCCTGGCTGCTGACCAACATGTTCGGCGGGCTTGTCACCGGCTACATCCTGTGGCTGTTCAAACTTACCGTTCCCGAAGCGGTCACGCTGATGTCGTTCGTGCCGGTGATCATGTCCATGGGCGGCAACGTGGGCATCCAATCGTCGACGATCATGGTGCGCGGCTTCGCCGTGGGCGCGGTCAATCCCAGCAACATATTGAAGATGCTCTTCAAGGAGATCCGCGTGGCCGCGGTCATCGGCTGCACCTGTGGTCTGGCGGTGGGTCTTTTGGCCCAGTTGTGGCATGGCAGTTACAAACTCGGCGTGGTGGTGGGTTTTTCCATGCTGGGGGCGATCATGAGCGCGGCCCTGACCGGCACCATTTTCCCGGCCCTGTTCAAACGCATCGGCGTGGACCCGGCCATCAGCAGCGGGCCTTTCGTCACCACGGCCAACGACATCATCGGCGTGCTGATCTATTTTGGCATCGCGGCCATCTTTTATCGCCTGCTTCTGTGGTGA